TTTTCACGGATATATGACTCAAGTGCATTACTAGCTTTAAATCCGAGGGATTGAATAATAATATCCATAGTTCAATATTTTTACTGAAGTAACTACAGGAATTGTGCCAGATGAAATCAGGCAACCAACTGATGCCGGTTAGTGCGCTATAAAAATTCTGTTCGCAGGTGAATGGCAATCTACAAAATGCAGGAGATGCAGTTCGTCAATTATTTCATGTCATTCATGTAACGGCGTCGGGAAATAACCCACCTTTTGCGTAACTTCAGATAGATGCGTAACTGGTTCTACAAATACAAACTTTACCACATCCCCTTCTGGATGCTCTACCAGTTTATATGGTGGACAGTGGCCGTGGGGAACCCCATCAAAGCAGCGACCATCATATTTACCACCACCATGTTTCCAAAGTATTTTACCTATGTATTCTGGGAAATATTGGCAGTGTATTTCAATTTGTATTTTCTATTGCCTAAGTATTTTGAAAAGGGAAAATATACGACCTATGTCATCCTGCTGGTAGCGACTACGTTGTTAACAGCTTGTTGTATTGTACCGGGGTATTACCTAACTGCTTCGCTGGCAGGTACGACTGTGAAGGAGCTCTTTCATACAGATAGTTTCCTGAGCATTATATTGGCCAACTCCCTGCCCAGCGCTATTGCTGCTATGACCCTGGCCATGAGCATCAAACTGGGTAGAAGCTGGCTGCAAACCAGGCGAAGAGAACAGTTACTGGAAAAAGAGAAACTGGAAACCGAACTGAATTACCTCAAGTACCAGTTTAACCCCCATTTTCTCTTCAATACCATCAATTCCATTTTCTTCCTGATCCATAAGAACCCGGACATGGCCTCTGCCTCACTGGCCAAATTCTCTGACCTGCTCAGGCACCAGTTGTATGAATGTAACGATAAGCAGATCCTGCTGAATAAAGAAATTGCTTACC
This Chitinophaga sancti DNA region includes the following protein-coding sequences:
- a CDS encoding sensor histidine kinase; this translates as MRNWFYKYKLYHIPFWMLYQFIWWTVAVGNPIKAATIIFTTTMFPKYFTYVFWEILAVYFNLYFLLPKYFEKGKYTTYVILLVATTLLTACCIVPGYYLTASLAGTTVKELFHTDSFLSIILANSLPSAIAAMTLAMSIKLGRSWLQTRRREQLLEKEKLETELNYLKYQFNPHFLFNTINSIFFLIHKNPDMASASLAKFSDLLRHQLYECNDKQILLNKEIAYLENGIELERLRQNANVEVDIQLPAQYDARLGIAPFILMTFVENAFKHVSKHTDQQNWVQIELQINGQELQLAVANSVSGADSEEVVHYGGIGLKNVRRRLDLMYPGQYNLTVNSNSTTFTILLNLQLSILQSMPIMHKIA